Proteins encoded in a region of the Streptomyces sp. NBC_01298 genome:
- a CDS encoding ATP-grasp domain-containing protein, which translates to MTTGIRKTPRVAVVYDLGSATANDILAAAHRLCEVVFVADFDRPGAAAARQSMLALGEVVDVTGRDPQERLRLLREAAVDGVVTYSEYQLAETARMAHGLGLPYHAVELIPALVDKLVQRRILAEAGVQATRCAVIGDDPAQALDLVGVPAVIKPRIGAGSLHTTRVDSAEQFLATAAARPAGIEFVAEQMLEGDPRVAGGFWGDYVSVESVHTGSASRQVCVTGKFALAEPFRETGMLLPATLSQEAADEVLALEAAAVRALGIRHGITHTEIKLTADGPRIIEVNGRLGGYVPEILRRATGINLVRMALDVALGGEPRIPAARHRGVTYQYFLTPPAVAGTLASVGGLSELTELPGVRNVEANAEPGRLVDWREGTQSHLGVVFGSAPDHDTLRTVAESITATFRPVFAPPAGAGA; encoded by the coding sequence ATGACCACCGGCATACGGAAGACGCCCCGGGTCGCGGTCGTCTACGACTTGGGCTCCGCCACGGCCAACGACATCCTGGCCGCCGCCCACCGGCTCTGCGAAGTGGTCTTCGTCGCGGACTTCGACCGGCCCGGGGCCGCTGCCGCCCGGCAGTCCATGCTCGCCCTCGGCGAGGTCGTCGACGTCACCGGACGGGATCCCCAGGAGCGGCTGAGACTGCTCCGGGAGGCCGCGGTCGACGGCGTCGTGACCTACAGCGAGTACCAGCTCGCCGAGACGGCCCGCATGGCGCACGGTCTCGGGCTGCCCTACCACGCGGTCGAGCTGATCCCGGCGCTGGTGGACAAGCTGGTGCAGCGCCGGATCCTGGCCGAGGCCGGGGTCCAGGCCACCCGCTGCGCGGTGATCGGTGACGATCCCGCGCAGGCGCTCGACCTGGTCGGCGTGCCGGCCGTGATCAAGCCGCGGATCGGTGCCGGAAGTCTGCACACCACCCGGGTGGACTCCGCCGAGCAGTTCCTCGCCACGGCGGCCGCCCGCCCGGCCGGTATCGAGTTCGTCGCCGAGCAGATGCTGGAGGGCGACCCCCGGGTGGCCGGCGGGTTCTGGGGGGACTACGTCTCCGTGGAGTCCGTCCACACCGGGTCGGCCTCCCGGCAGGTCTGCGTCACCGGGAAGTTCGCCCTCGCCGAACCCTTCCGCGAGACCGGGATGCTGCTGCCGGCCACGCTGTCGCAGGAGGCCGCCGACGAGGTCCTGGCCCTGGAGGCCGCCGCGGTGCGGGCCCTGGGCATCCGCCACGGCATCACCCACACCGAGATCAAGCTGACCGCGGACGGCCCCCGCATCATCGAGGTCAACGGCCGACTGGGCGGATACGTCCCGGAGATCCTGCGCCGGGCCACCGGGATCAACCTCGTACGGATGGCGCTGGACGTCGCCCTCGGCGGGGAGCCCCGTATCCCGGCGGCCCGCCACCGGGGCGTCACCTACCAGTACTTCCTCACCCCGCCAGCCGTGGCGGGCACGCTCGCCTCGGTCGGCGGGCTGTCCGAGCTCACCGAGCTGCCCGGCGTGCGCAACGTCGAGGCGAACGCGGAGCCGGGGCGGCTCGTGGACTGGCGCGAGGGCACCCAGAGCCACTTGGGCGTGGTCTTCGGCTCCGCCCCGGACCACGACACCCTGCGGACGGTCGCGGAGTCGATCACCGCCACTTTCCGCCCCGTCTTCGCGCCGCCGGCCGGCGCGGGCGCGTGA
- a CDS encoding non-ribosomal peptide synthetase, with amino-acid sequence MSAPDHTTAPTARTSQEISMSTRISPPPTAGPTGSAAEFFAGTAFDARPARACHSLVRRMPEGLTADRVTGLLTAAQEAGALPAELRLWVEDVVTAAADPASEALRAREGSRTVGHAARLRMVLLSYADGVADLVLVAHRRAVDSAGLDLVGRILSGAADDAARLAAPGEPTRHSAVDAAPPAWGLGDARRAGATGVVRIGPVEVAPEPVTPVLIAATALVLSRYADRGRPVGLLTADRAGRDRFAAVSLPVDDTTPVTDLVQQAERAIACAAPVGADQPVPAVGIVELSGQDEAYRPFLELPFPVTFTWEPRRDGSFAGRLDYDESVLDPEVAEQLARHVGRVAALVGAKPDDARTLLGADVELIAEEERAALLDLGRPQPAPARPATTAHAATTPHAVTTLHAAFTRLAAERPGATALSDAERELTYAQLDEAATRMSGALGERDVGPGDFVGVCLDRDTDLVVTLLAVLKTGAAYVPMDPRYPVERLRYTTEDAGLRLVVTTLDGFPDIDGVTVVHPSALAGSTAPAPEPADDPDAPAYVIYTSGSTGKPKGVVVPHRNVGALMAATTGDMRLGPDDVWTLFHSSSFDFSVWEIWGCLLTGGHLVVVPYWVSRSPEEFHALLVRRRVTVLSQTPSAFASLRDVHLNQQQPLALRLVVFGGEPLDVRSLELWFRREPHDRCRLVNMFGITETTVHVTTQTVTPVEVAAGSRSVGTALPGWTLSVRDDRGRVQPLGVPGEIYVGGAGVADRYLNRPELTAERFVDDPLTGERVYRSGDLGRLRPGGRLDHLGRIDDQVKVRGFRIELGEVRSVLLDDPTVAAGAVVLNQGDGDAAGVRLDAYVVLRPSGSVTEVRRRLREVLPEHMVPATLTAVSEIPLTVNGKVDAAKLPKPDRLPAVEAATEAADAADAASAEAEAPAERESLADVVLRAWRAVLGPEVGPDDDFFELGGNSLLAVRLSAALRREGLPPVPLRDLYLQPTAALLVEHLTARQSAEAGAGQS; translated from the coding sequence ATGAGCGCACCCGACCACACGACCGCGCCCACCGCCCGCACCAGCCAGGAGATCAGCATGTCAACCCGGATCAGCCCGCCCCCGACGGCCGGACCCACGGGCAGCGCTGCCGAGTTCTTCGCGGGGACGGCCTTCGACGCGCGGCCCGCCCGCGCGTGCCACAGCCTCGTGCGCCGGATGCCCGAAGGGCTCACCGCAGACCGTGTCACCGGGCTGCTGACCGCCGCCCAGGAGGCCGGCGCGCTGCCCGCGGAACTCCGGCTATGGGTCGAGGACGTGGTCACCGCCGCCGCCGACCCCGCCTCCGAGGCGCTGCGCGCCCGTGAGGGCTCCCGGACCGTCGGCCACGCCGCCCGGCTGCGCATGGTCCTGCTTTCCTACGCCGACGGCGTGGCCGACCTGGTCCTGGTGGCCCACCGCCGCGCCGTGGACAGCGCCGGACTCGACCTCGTCGGCCGGATCCTGTCCGGCGCCGCGGACGACGCTGCCCGGCTCGCCGCCCCCGGCGAACCGACGCGCCACAGCGCCGTGGACGCCGCGCCGCCGGCCTGGGGTCTGGGCGACGCGCGCCGCGCCGGCGCCACGGGCGTCGTGCGGATCGGCCCCGTGGAGGTCGCCCCGGAGCCCGTGACCCCCGTCCTGATCGCCGCCACCGCCCTGGTGCTGTCCCGTTACGCGGACCGCGGCCGGCCGGTCGGCCTGCTCACCGCGGACCGCGCGGGCCGTGACCGGTTCGCCGCGGTGAGCCTGCCCGTCGACGACACCACCCCGGTCACGGACCTGGTCCAGCAGGCCGAGCGCGCCATCGCCTGCGCCGCTCCCGTCGGCGCCGACCAGCCCGTCCCCGCCGTGGGAATCGTAGAGCTGTCGGGCCAGGACGAGGCGTACCGGCCCTTCCTGGAACTGCCGTTCCCGGTGACCTTCACCTGGGAGCCGCGACGCGACGGTTCCTTCGCCGGCCGCCTCGACTACGACGAGTCGGTGCTGGACCCCGAGGTGGCCGAGCAACTGGCCCGCCACGTCGGCCGCGTGGCGGCGCTCGTCGGTGCCAAGCCGGACGACGCCCGGACCCTGCTGGGCGCGGACGTCGAGCTGATCGCCGAGGAAGAGCGTGCGGCCCTGCTGGACCTCGGACGCCCGCAGCCCGCCCCCGCCCGGCCGGCCACGACCGCGCACGCCGCCACCACCCCGCACGCCGTCACCACCCTGCACGCCGCCTTCACCCGGCTCGCCGCCGAACGGCCCGGCGCGACCGCGCTGTCCGACGCCGAGCGCGAGCTGACGTACGCGCAGCTCGACGAGGCGGCGACGCGGATGTCCGGCGCACTGGGCGAACGGGACGTCGGCCCGGGCGACTTCGTGGGTGTCTGCCTGGACCGTGACACCGATCTGGTGGTCACCCTCCTCGCGGTGCTCAAGACCGGGGCCGCCTACGTACCGATGGACCCGCGCTACCCGGTCGAGCGGCTGCGCTACACCACCGAGGACGCGGGGCTGCGCCTCGTGGTCACGACCCTCGACGGCTTCCCCGACATCGACGGCGTCACCGTGGTCCACCCGAGCGCGCTGGCCGGATCCACGGCCCCGGCGCCCGAGCCCGCGGACGACCCCGACGCGCCGGCCTACGTCATCTACACCTCCGGATCCACCGGCAAGCCCAAGGGCGTGGTCGTCCCCCACCGCAACGTCGGTGCGCTCATGGCGGCTACCACCGGGGACATGCGGCTGGGCCCGGACGACGTGTGGACGCTGTTCCACTCCAGCTCCTTCGACTTCTCCGTGTGGGAGATCTGGGGCTGCCTGCTCACCGGCGGCCACCTCGTCGTGGTCCCGTACTGGGTCTCGCGCTCCCCGGAGGAGTTCCACGCGCTGCTGGTCCGGCGCCGCGTCACCGTACTGAGCCAGACCCCTTCCGCCTTCGCCTCGCTGCGCGACGTGCACCTGAACCAGCAGCAGCCGCTCGCCCTGCGGCTCGTGGTCTTCGGCGGTGAGCCGCTGGACGTGCGCTCCCTCGAGCTGTGGTTCCGGCGCGAGCCGCACGACCGGTGCCGGCTGGTGAACATGTTCGGCATCACCGAGACCACCGTGCACGTCACCACCCAGACGGTCACCCCCGTCGAGGTGGCCGCCGGGTCCCGCTCGGTGGGAACGGCCCTGCCCGGATGGACCCTCTCCGTGCGCGACGACCGGGGCCGCGTCCAGCCCCTCGGCGTCCCCGGCGAGATCTACGTCGGCGGCGCGGGCGTGGCCGACCGCTACCTCAACCGCCCGGAGCTCACCGCCGAACGCTTCGTCGACGATCCGCTGACCGGCGAACGCGTCTACCGCAGCGGCGACCTGGGACGGCTGCGTCCGGGCGGACGGCTCGACCACCTGGGCCGGATCGACGACCAGGTCAAGGTGCGGGGCTTCCGCATCGAACTCGGCGAGGTCAGGTCCGTCCTGCTCGACGACCCCACGGTCGCGGCCGGCGCCGTCGTACTCAACCAGGGCGACGGCGACGCGGCCGGCGTGCGCCTCGACGCCTACGTGGTGCTGCGGCCGTCCGGCTCGGTGACCGAGGTCCGGCGCCGGCTGCGCGAGGTCCTCCCGGAGCACATGGTGCCGGCCACCCTCACTGCGGTGTCCGAGATCCCGCTCACCGTGAACGGCAAGGTCGACGCGGCCAAGCTGCCCAAGCCCGACCGGCTTCCCGCGGTGGAGGCCGCCACCGAAGCCGCCGACGCCGCCGACGCGGCCTCGGCCGAGGCGGAAGCCCCCGCGGAGCGGGAGAGCCTGGCCGACGTGGTCCTGCGCGCCTGGCGGGCCGTCCTGGGTCCCGAGGTGGGGCCGGACGACGACTTCTTCGAGCTGGGCGGCAACTCGCTGCTCGCGGTGCGGCTTTCCGCGGCCCTGCGCCGCGAGGGCCTGCCGCCCGTACCCCTGCGCGACCTGTACCTGCAGCCGACGGCGGCGCTCCTCGTGGAACACCTCACGGCGCGTCAGTCGGCCGAGGCCGGGGCGGGGCAGTCATGA
- a CDS encoding mycofactocin-coupled SDR family oxidoreductase: protein MRLSQKTVLITGAARGLGRACALRFAEEGADLALLDVAADIADVPYPLGTADQLEATARLCRERGASVLTARADVRQQKEIDAAVADALDRFGRIDVLVNNAGIASPSGKASHEITEDEWRVMLDVDLSGAWRMIKAVAPSMAKQRSGSIVNVSSTAGLVGYRYFAGYVAAKHGLIGLTKAAALDYAALQIRVNALCPGQVREEPALEGRMLSEVARSLGVAPEDQEAAFLESQPMNALVNPEDVSSAALWLASDDARQVTGSVVTVDGGFSTR, encoded by the coding sequence GTGCGACTTTCCCAGAAGACCGTCCTCATCACCGGCGCGGCCCGCGGCCTCGGCCGTGCCTGCGCCCTGAGGTTCGCCGAGGAGGGCGCCGACCTCGCCCTGCTCGACGTGGCCGCGGACATCGCCGACGTGCCGTACCCGCTCGGCACGGCCGACCAGTTGGAGGCCACCGCACGGCTGTGCCGGGAGCGCGGTGCCTCCGTGCTGACCGCCCGGGCGGACGTGCGGCAGCAGAAGGAGATCGACGCAGCCGTCGCCGACGCCCTCGACCGGTTCGGCCGGATCGACGTCCTGGTCAACAACGCCGGCATCGCGTCCCCTTCCGGCAAGGCCAGCCACGAGATCACCGAGGACGAGTGGCGCGTCATGCTGGACGTCGACCTGTCCGGCGCCTGGCGGATGATCAAGGCCGTGGCGCCCTCCATGGCGAAGCAGCGGTCCGGCAGCATCGTGAACGTCTCCTCCACGGCGGGCCTCGTGGGCTACCGCTACTTCGCCGGCTACGTCGCCGCGAAGCACGGTCTGATCGGACTGACCAAGGCGGCGGCGCTCGACTACGCGGCCCTGCAGATCCGCGTCAACGCCCTGTGCCCCGGCCAGGTCCGCGAGGAGCCGGCCCTCGAAGGCCGGATGCTCTCGGAGGTCGCCCGCTCGCTCGGTGTCGCCCCGGAGGACCAGGAGGCCGCGTTCCTGGAGTCCCAGCCGATGAACGCCCTGGTCAACCCCGAGGACGTCTCGTCCGCCGCCCTGTGGCTGGCCAGTGACGACGCCCGCCAGGTGACCGGAAGCGTCGTCACCGTCGACGGCGGATTCAGCACGCGATGA
- a CDS encoding thioesterase II family protein: MSAASLNGPRKSLVTDRSRLCSNFLHGAMSPMFHATPLLCLPFAGAGASFYMPWRSLGVEGVEVKPIQLPGRERLVDQDPYTNVQDAADGLLDTALAAAGEGPVAVFGHSLGAILAYELAHRIADHGANELVHLFVSGSQGPWNGRTERATGLDDDAFLARVQEFAGYTHPAFDIPEMRELLLPTLRADVEMHEAYAPASERKLTAPITSIRGVDDHLVSAGAADHWRDATSATFTAVDVPGDHMYLDAGAKSLLELIASRLRSGRTEN; the protein is encoded by the coding sequence ATGTCGGCGGCTTCTCTCAACGGCCCGCGCAAATCCCTCGTGACGGACCGATCCCGTCTTTGTTCGAACTTCCTTCACGGAGCCATGAGCCCCATGTTTCATGCCACGCCTCTGCTGTGCCTGCCCTTCGCCGGAGCCGGCGCCAGCTTCTACATGCCCTGGCGTTCCCTCGGCGTCGAGGGCGTCGAGGTCAAGCCGATCCAACTGCCTGGCCGCGAGCGCCTGGTCGACCAGGACCCGTACACCAACGTGCAGGACGCGGCCGACGGACTTCTCGACACCGCCCTCGCGGCGGCCGGAGAGGGGCCCGTGGCCGTCTTCGGTCACAGCCTCGGCGCGATCCTCGCGTACGAGCTGGCCCACCGGATCGCCGACCACGGTGCCAACGAGCTGGTCCACCTGTTCGTGAGCGGATCGCAGGGGCCGTGGAACGGCCGTACGGAGCGGGCGACCGGACTGGACGACGACGCGTTCCTCGCCCGGGTCCAGGAGTTCGCCGGCTACACGCACCCGGCCTTCGACATCCCGGAGATGCGCGAGCTGCTGCTCCCCACGCTCCGCGCCGACGTGGAGATGCACGAGGCCTACGCGCCCGCCTCCGAGCGCAAGCTCACGGCGCCCATCACCTCGATCCGCGGCGTCGACGACCACCTCGTCTCGGCCGGCGCCGCCGACCACTGGCGCGACGCGACCAGCGCGACGTTCACCGCCGTGGACGTGCCCGGTGACCACATGTACCTCGACGCGGGCGCCAAGTCGCTGCTCGAGCTGATCGCCTCGCGGCTGCGGTCCGGGCGTACGGAGAACTGA
- a CDS encoding LmbU family transcriptional regulator: METSASTTTLRTAPRSSAGAAALTRRTGLSLPPDFPLAEWKRFGKHLYLIADSSSWWLGDWIIFGQDMYPGRYRQAMEETGLDYKTLRNYAWIARRFTAAERHPKVSFQHHAEVASLEPAKRAMWLERATQEGWSRNTLRQHVRQAALAGSSDAADEREGKQVQLQVRTTAERETLWAGAAERDGRDLAEWIISSLDRAATRETDPARG, from the coding sequence ATGGAGACGTCCGCCAGCACGACCACCCTGCGCACCGCGCCCCGATCCTCTGCCGGTGCGGCGGCCCTCACACGCCGCACCGGCCTGTCCCTGCCACCGGACTTCCCCCTGGCCGAGTGGAAGCGGTTCGGCAAGCACCTCTACCTGATAGCGGACTCTTCGAGCTGGTGGCTCGGCGACTGGATCATTTTCGGCCAGGACATGTACCCCGGACGCTACCGGCAGGCCATGGAGGAAACAGGCCTGGACTACAAGACCTTGCGGAACTACGCCTGGATCGCCAGGCGGTTCACGGCCGCCGAACGGCACCCGAAGGTCAGCTTCCAGCACCATGCCGAGGTCGCCTCGCTGGAGCCGGCGAAGCGTGCGATGTGGCTGGAACGGGCCACTCAGGAGGGCTGGTCCCGCAACACGCTCCGACAGCACGTGCGGCAGGCGGCCCTGGCGGGATCGTCCGACGCGGCCGACGAGCGCGAGGGCAAGCAGGTTCAACTCCAGGTGCGCACGACCGCGGAACGGGAGACCCTGTGGGCGGGCGCCGCCGAGCGCGACGGCCGCGACCTGGCCGAGTGGATCATCAGCAGCCTCGACCGTGCCGCGACGCGGGAGACGGATCCCGCGCGCGGTTAG
- a CDS encoding DUF1254 domain-containing protein translates to MADQVEFEDGYPTPVSARAALERRDRRRAVEAYRFFYPTVSLEGIFHGTRQAGAVDNETALLFVARPHHLGFTLNSDTPYSGGILDLRKSGPMVIDLPPGPLVGLVDDHHHRWITDLGLPGVHGPKGGRHLLLPPGYDGPVPADGYEVVRSDTWTVFAPLRALPLGGDVDKAKQLLADVRFYPLAQADSPPPYAVTDFSDRSIDCTCLKWEDNLEYWRVLHSVIDAEPAIEELRPMLGLLAELGIEAGKPFDPDERMTALLTEAAREGRDEMLVTAFASDRPDRIAWPDRTWEWASLRPENGTFEREGSLDVEAKDRWFIQAIIASPAMFGRAVGQGSVYWLGLRDAHGAYLDGGRSYRLTVPLPVPAGLFWSLTAYDARTRSEVDTGQGRPALRSLFDKLAPDGADSVDLYFGPTEPAGAEGRWIQTVPGRGWFGYFRIYGPEQAAFDGTWKPADFAPLIQ, encoded by the coding sequence GTGGCGGATCAGGTGGAGTTCGAGGACGGGTATCCGACGCCGGTGAGCGCGCGGGCGGCGCTGGAGCGCCGGGACCGGCGGCGGGCGGTCGAGGCGTACCGGTTCTTCTACCCGACGGTGTCGCTGGAGGGCATCTTCCACGGCACCCGGCAGGCCGGGGCGGTGGACAACGAGACGGCCCTGCTGTTCGTCGCCCGCCCGCACCATCTCGGCTTCACTCTGAACTCCGACACCCCGTACTCGGGCGGCATCCTCGACCTGCGCAAGAGCGGCCCGATGGTGATCGACCTGCCACCGGGCCCGCTGGTCGGCCTGGTGGACGATCACCACCACCGCTGGATCACCGACCTCGGCCTGCCCGGCGTACACGGCCCCAAGGGCGGCAGGCACCTGCTGCTGCCGCCCGGCTACGACGGCCCGGTGCCGGCCGACGGCTACGAGGTGGTCCGCAGCGACACCTGGACCGTCTTCGCCCCGCTGCGGGCCCTGCCCCTGGGCGGCGACGTGGACAAGGCGAAGCAACTCCTCGCCGACGTCCGCTTCTACCCGCTGGCTCAGGCCGACAGCCCGCCACCGTACGCCGTGACCGATTTCAGCGACCGGAGCATCGACTGCACCTGCCTGAAGTGGGAGGACAACCTCGAGTACTGGCGCGTCCTGCACTCGGTGATCGACGCCGAACCCGCCATCGAGGAGCTGCGCCCGATGCTCGGCCTGCTCGCCGAACTCGGCATCGAGGCCGGCAAGCCCTTCGACCCCGACGAGCGCATGACCGCACTGCTCACCGAGGCCGCCCGCGAGGGCCGCGACGAAATGCTGGTCACGGCCTTCGCCTCCGACCGCCCGGACCGCATCGCCTGGCCCGACCGCACCTGGGAGTGGGCGAGCCTGCGTCCGGAGAACGGCACGTTCGAACGCGAGGGTTCCCTCGACGTCGAGGCCAAGGACCGCTGGTTCATCCAGGCCATCATCGCCTCACCCGCGATGTTCGGCCGCGCCGTCGGCCAGGGCTCGGTCTACTGGCTCGGCCTGCGCGACGCCCATGGCGCCTACCTCGACGGCGGCCGGAGCTACCGCCTCACCGTGCCCCTGCCGGTACCGGCCGGCCTGTTCTGGTCACTGACCGCCTACGACGCACGGACCCGCTCCGAGGTCGATACCGGCCAGGGCCGCCCCGCGCTCCGCTCGCTCTTCGACAAGCTCGCCCCGGACGGAGCCGACAGCGTCGACCTGTACTTCGGTCCCACCGAGCCGGCCGGTGCCGAGGGCCGCTGGATCCAGACCGTGCCGGGCCGGGGCTGGTTCGGCTACTTCCGCATCTACGGCCCCGAACAGGCCGCCTTCGACGGCACCTGGAAGCCCGCCGACTTCGCCCCCCTCATCCAGTAG
- a CDS encoding VOC family protein gives MPSRLNPYISFAGDAKQAMEFYKAVFGGDLAVHTYAGFGAEAPPGYSDKIMHGMLETPGGFTLMGADNPPGAGHEPGNNIAVSLSGDDMDELRGYWEKLSDGGTVSVPLEKQMWGDVFGMCTDKFGITWMVNVSEQQG, from the coding sequence GTGCCCTCTCGCCTGAACCCGTACATCAGCTTCGCCGGCGACGCGAAGCAGGCCATGGAGTTCTACAAGGCGGTGTTCGGCGGCGATCTGGCCGTCCACACCTACGCCGGGTTCGGCGCCGAGGCGCCCCCCGGATACTCCGACAAGATCATGCACGGCATGCTCGAGACGCCCGGCGGATTCACCCTGATGGGCGCCGACAATCCGCCCGGGGCGGGACACGAGCCCGGGAACAACATCGCGGTGAGTCTGAGCGGCGACGACATGGACGAGCTGCGGGGCTACTGGGAGAAGCTGTCCGACGGCGGCACGGTGTCCGTCCCCCTGGAGAAGCAGATGTGGGGCGACGTCTTCGGCATGTGCACGGACAAGTTCGGCATCACGTGGATGGTCAACGTCAGCGAACAGCAGGGCTGA
- a CDS encoding HopJ type III effector protein: MTDLNSLRASLASGEHEFADTLAFVSAHYAYQPQAFHNGDVENAAGENEGSCKTLGLALLEGLSDQEALLAFGEHYRSVLATPSGTDHSNIRNLMAHGLAGVKFDGQPLARTS, translated from the coding sequence ATGACCGATCTGAACTCGCTGCGGGCAAGCCTTGCGTCGGGTGAGCACGAGTTCGCCGACACCTTGGCCTTCGTCTCCGCGCACTACGCGTACCAGCCGCAGGCGTTCCACAACGGGGACGTGGAAAACGCCGCAGGTGAGAACGAGGGTTCCTGCAAGACCCTGGGACTGGCCCTGCTGGAAGGGCTGAGCGACCAGGAAGCGCTGCTGGCCTTCGGTGAGCACTACCGCAGCGTGCTGGCGACGCCGAGCGGCACCGATCACAGCAACATTCGCAACCTCATGGCCCATGGCCTGGCAGGGGTGAAGTTCGACGGGCAGCCGTTGGCCCGCACGAGCTGA
- a CDS encoding ATP-binding protein, protein MNRDALVWCLVAVTAIAVVAVVALVARTRALGAKKEHTEAELRHQLLATDSHLHASRAELQRFLGEQEATLRAAKEAAEENTKAVLKGAASLLQSLAAEQTTLLDGIQRKYGGHTVLSDLLDVNHANAQMARKAQGIAVMCGAPLGRRNRPASVYDVVRSAQGQIRNFHRVAIMQQTSLALKSSAVAPVALAVAELLDNAASFSQHDAPIEVTFQRVQNNLCIVIDDAGVSMNDEERQRATALLSGEIAPRLSQLGTQPKFGFPVIGLIARQHGFKVDVTGVSRYGGVRAVVLLPEELWTMEEIRPVQEAPVSGAPVGGTPVGGTPVGGTPVGEAPVAEFRRAAESRPAQSATARTMHGLPKRGARQAPIASVPDPDATTPAPRTPGDSGRTSGRGLGAFQRGTLSGRNLDATSFEGPEEA, encoded by the coding sequence ATGAATCGAGACGCACTTGTGTGGTGCCTGGTCGCGGTGACGGCGATAGCCGTCGTCGCGGTCGTGGCACTCGTCGCCCGTACCAGAGCGCTGGGGGCGAAGAAGGAGCACACCGAGGCCGAACTGAGGCACCAGCTGCTCGCGACGGACAGCCACCTGCACGCGTCGCGCGCCGAGTTGCAGAGGTTCCTGGGCGAGCAGGAGGCCACGCTCCGCGCGGCCAAGGAAGCCGCGGAGGAGAACACCAAGGCCGTCCTCAAGGGTGCCGCGAGCCTCCTGCAGAGCCTGGCCGCCGAGCAGACGACGCTTCTCGACGGCATCCAGCGCAAGTACGGCGGACACACCGTCCTGAGCGACCTGTTGGACGTCAACCACGCCAACGCCCAGATGGCGCGCAAGGCTCAGGGCATCGCCGTCATGTGCGGTGCGCCGCTCGGCCGCCGCAACAGGCCCGCCAGCGTCTACGACGTCGTGCGCAGCGCCCAGGGGCAGATCCGCAACTTCCACCGGGTCGCCATCATGCAGCAGACCAGTCTCGCCCTGAAGTCGTCCGCGGTCGCGCCCGTGGCCCTCGCCGTGGCGGAGCTGCTCGACAACGCCGCCAGCTTCTCGCAGCACGACGCACCGATCGAGGTGACGTTCCAGCGGGTCCAGAACAACCTCTGCATCGTCATCGACGACGCCGGTGTCAGCATGAACGACGAGGAGCGGCAGCGGGCGACCGCGCTGCTCTCCGGGGAGATCGCCCCCCGCCTGTCGCAGCTCGGGACCCAGCCCAAGTTCGGCTTCCCGGTCATCGGCCTGATCGCGCGTCAGCACGGTTTCAAGGTCGATGTCACCGGGGTCTCCCGGTACGGCGGCGTCCGGGCCGTCGTCCTCTTGCCCGAGGAGCTGTGGACCATGGAGGAGATCCGGCCCGTCCAGGAGGCTCCGGTCAGCGGCGCTCCGGTCGGTGGCACTCCGGTCGGTGGCACTCCGGTCGGTGGCACTCCGGTCGGCGAGGCTCCGGTCGCCGAGTTCCGGCGCGCCGCCGAGAGCCGGCCCGCCCAGAGCGCGACGGCGCGGACCATGCACGGTCTGCCCAAGCGCGGCGCGCGCCAGGCTCCCATCGCGAGCGTCCCCGACCCCGACGCCACCACGCCGGCGCCGCGGACCCCGGGGGACTCCGGCCGCACGTCCGGGCGCGGCCTGGGGGCCTTCCAGCGAGGCACCCTCTCCGGCCGCAACCTTGACGCCACCTCGTTCGAAGGGCCCGAAGAGGCATGA